Proteins from one Desmodus rotundus isolate HL8 chromosome 9, HLdesRot8A.1, whole genome shotgun sequence genomic window:
- the LOC112308588 gene encoding galectin-9 isoform X1 translates to MSVLPRLFSLSHPSDTQIVPFTGSIQGGLQEGLQVTVNGIVHQSSATRFAVNFQTGFSDQDIAFHFNPRFEEGGYVVCNTKQKGSWGAEERKMQMPLQKGNPFELRFLVQSMEFQVMVNGNLFTQYSHRVPFHRVDAISVTGAVGLTNISFQNTRVILVQPAFSGMQFSQTACVPPKPKGRKPKSPVSWQANAAPMTQTVIHTIQSAPGHMCSNPVIPPVMYTNPTYPIPYFTAIPGGLYPSKSITVSGTVLSSAQRFHINLRCGSDIAFHLNPRFNENAVVRNTQISGSWGPEERGLPQAMPFSRGQGFLVWIICEGHCFKVAVNGQHLFDYYHRLKNLPAINNLEVGGDIQLTHVQT, encoded by the exons ATGTCCGTTCTCCCCAGGCTTTTCTCACTGAGTCATCCATCTGACACACAG ATCGTCCCCTTCACTGGGTCCATCCAAGGGGGCCTCCAGGAAGGACTTCAGGTCACTGTCAATGGGATTGTGCACCAGTCCTCTGCAACCAG GTTTGCTGTGAACTTCCAGACCGGCTTCAGTGACCAGGACATTGCCTTCCACTTCAACCCTCGGTTTGAAGAGGGCGGGTATGTGGTCTGTAACACAAAGCAGAAAGGAAgctggggggcagaggagaggaagatGCAAATGCCCTTGCAGAAGGGGAATCCCTTTGAGCTGCGCTTCCTGGTGCAGAGCATGGAATTCCAG GTGATGGTGAATGGAAACCTCTTCACGCAGTACTCACACCGCGTGCCATTCCACAGAGTGGACGCCATCTCTGTCACTGGCGCTGTGGGACTGACTAACATCAGCTTCCAG AACACCCGTGTCATCCTTGTCCAGCCTGCCTTCTCCGGGATGCAATTTTCTCAGACAGCCTGTGTCCCACCCAAGCCCAAAGGGCGCAAACCAAAA TCCCCAGTGTCCTGGCAGGCCAACGCAGCTCCCATG acTCAAACAGTCATCCATACCATACAGAGTGCTCCTGGACACATGTGCTCT AACCCTGTGATCCCACCTGTGATGTACACCAACCCCACCTAT CCGATACCTTACTTCACGGCCATCCCAGGTGGGCTGTACCCCTCCAAGAGCATCACTGTGTCAGGCACCGTCCTGTCCAGTGCTCAGAG GTTCCACATCAACCTACGCTGTGGGAGTGACATCGCCTTCCACCTGAACCCCCGTTTCAATGAGAATGCCGTGGTCCGAAACACGCAGATCAGCGGCTCTTGGGGCCCTGAGGAACGCGGCCTCCCCCAAGCAATGCCCTTCTCCAGAGGCCAGGGCTTCTTG GTGTGGATCATCTGTGAAGGTCATTGCTTCAAGGTGGCAGTGAATGGTCAGCACCTGTTTGACTACTACCACCGCCTGAAAAACCTGCCCGCCATTAACAACTTGGAAGTGGGAGGTGACATCCAGCTGACCCACGTGCAAACATAG
- the LOC112308588 gene encoding galectin-9 isoform X2 produces the protein MNFGSVQPPFVNPIVPFTGSIQGGLQEGLQVTVNGIVHQSSATRFAVNFQTGFSDQDIAFHFNPRFEEGGYVVCNTKQKGSWGAEERKMQMPLQKGNPFELRFLVQSMEFQVMVNGNLFTQYSHRVPFHRVDAISVTGAVGLTNISFQNTRVILVQPAFSGMQFSQTACVPPKPKGRKPKSPVSWQANAAPMTQTVIHTIQSAPGHMCSNPVIPPVMYTNPTYPIPYFTAIPGGLYPSKSITVSGTVLSSAQRFHINLRCGSDIAFHLNPRFNENAVVRNTQISGSWGPEERGLPQAMPFSRGQGFLVWIICEGHCFKVAVNGQHLFDYYHRLKNLPAINNLEVGGDIQLTHVQT, from the exons ATGAACTTCGGCAGCGTCCAGCCTCCCTTCGTGAACCCA ATCGTCCCCTTCACTGGGTCCATCCAAGGGGGCCTCCAGGAAGGACTTCAGGTCACTGTCAATGGGATTGTGCACCAGTCCTCTGCAACCAG GTTTGCTGTGAACTTCCAGACCGGCTTCAGTGACCAGGACATTGCCTTCCACTTCAACCCTCGGTTTGAAGAGGGCGGGTATGTGGTCTGTAACACAAAGCAGAAAGGAAgctggggggcagaggagaggaagatGCAAATGCCCTTGCAGAAGGGGAATCCCTTTGAGCTGCGCTTCCTGGTGCAGAGCATGGAATTCCAG GTGATGGTGAATGGAAACCTCTTCACGCAGTACTCACACCGCGTGCCATTCCACAGAGTGGACGCCATCTCTGTCACTGGCGCTGTGGGACTGACTAACATCAGCTTCCAG AACACCCGTGTCATCCTTGTCCAGCCTGCCTTCTCCGGGATGCAATTTTCTCAGACAGCCTGTGTCCCACCCAAGCCCAAAGGGCGCAAACCAAAA TCCCCAGTGTCCTGGCAGGCCAACGCAGCTCCCATG acTCAAACAGTCATCCATACCATACAGAGTGCTCCTGGACACATGTGCTCT AACCCTGTGATCCCACCTGTGATGTACACCAACCCCACCTAT CCGATACCTTACTTCACGGCCATCCCAGGTGGGCTGTACCCCTCCAAGAGCATCACTGTGTCAGGCACCGTCCTGTCCAGTGCTCAGAG GTTCCACATCAACCTACGCTGTGGGAGTGACATCGCCTTCCACCTGAACCCCCGTTTCAATGAGAATGCCGTGGTCCGAAACACGCAGATCAGCGGCTCTTGGGGCCCTGAGGAACGCGGCCTCCCCCAAGCAATGCCCTTCTCCAGAGGCCAGGGCTTCTTG GTGTGGATCATCTGTGAAGGTCATTGCTTCAAGGTGGCAGTGAATGGTCAGCACCTGTTTGACTACTACCACCGCCTGAAAAACCTGCCCGCCATTAACAACTTGGAAGTGGGAGGTGACATCCAGCTGACCCACGTGCAAACATAG
- the LOC128779240 gene encoding galectin-9-like — protein MEPDRTARTVDHAPRTLQAPKTELLAEIVPFTGSIQGGLQEGLQVTVNGIVHQSCATRFAVNFQTGFSDQDIAFHFNPRFEEGGYVVCNTKQKGSWGAEERKMQMPLQKGNPFELHFLVQSMEFQDFTYLILDRGEKRKKELEKHQCVVAS, from the exons ATGGAGCCGGACAGAACAGCCCGCACCGTAGACCACG CACCCAGGACCCTGCAAGCACCGAAGACCGAGCTGCTGGCTGAG ATCGTCCCCTTCACTGGGTCCATCCAAGGGGGCCTCCAGGAGGGACTTCAGGTCACTGTCAATGGGATTGTGCACCAGTCCTGTGCAACCAG GTTTGCTGTGAACTTCCAGACCGGCTTCAGTGACCAGGACATTGCCTTCCACTTCAACCCTCGGTTTGAAGAGGGCGGGTATGTGGTCTGTAACACAAAGCAGAAAGGAAgctggggggcagaggagaggaagatGCAAATGCCCTTGCAGAAGGGGAATCCCTTTGAGCTGCACTTCCTGGTGCAGAGCATGGAATTCCAG gattttacttatttaattttagacagaggggaaaagaggaagaaagagttggagaaacatcaatgtgtggttgcctcttag
- the LOC112308588 gene encoding galectin-9 isoform X4, which yields MNFGSVQPPFVNPIVPFTGSIQGGLQEGLQVTVNGIVHQSSATRFAVNFQTGFSDQDIAFHFNPRFEEGGYVVCNTKQKGSWGAEERKMQMPLQKGNPFELRFLVQSMEFQVMVNGNLFTQYSHRVPFHRVDAISVTGAVGLTNISFQSPVSWQANAAPMTQTVIHTIQSAPGHMCSNPVIPPVMYTNPTYPIPYFTAIPGGLYPSKSITVSGTVLSSAQRFHINLRCGSDIAFHLNPRFNENAVVRNTQISGSWGPEERGLPQAMPFSRGQGFLVWIICEGHCFKVAVNGQHLFDYYHRLKNLPAINNLEVGGDIQLTHVQT from the exons ATGAACTTCGGCAGCGTCCAGCCTCCCTTCGTGAACCCA ATCGTCCCCTTCACTGGGTCCATCCAAGGGGGCCTCCAGGAAGGACTTCAGGTCACTGTCAATGGGATTGTGCACCAGTCCTCTGCAACCAG GTTTGCTGTGAACTTCCAGACCGGCTTCAGTGACCAGGACATTGCCTTCCACTTCAACCCTCGGTTTGAAGAGGGCGGGTATGTGGTCTGTAACACAAAGCAGAAAGGAAgctggggggcagaggagaggaagatGCAAATGCCCTTGCAGAAGGGGAATCCCTTTGAGCTGCGCTTCCTGGTGCAGAGCATGGAATTCCAG GTGATGGTGAATGGAAACCTCTTCACGCAGTACTCACACCGCGTGCCATTCCACAGAGTGGACGCCATCTCTGTCACTGGCGCTGTGGGACTGACTAACATCAGCTTCCAG TCCCCAGTGTCCTGGCAGGCCAACGCAGCTCCCATG acTCAAACAGTCATCCATACCATACAGAGTGCTCCTGGACACATGTGCTCT AACCCTGTGATCCCACCTGTGATGTACACCAACCCCACCTAT CCGATACCTTACTTCACGGCCATCCCAGGTGGGCTGTACCCCTCCAAGAGCATCACTGTGTCAGGCACCGTCCTGTCCAGTGCTCAGAG GTTCCACATCAACCTACGCTGTGGGAGTGACATCGCCTTCCACCTGAACCCCCGTTTCAATGAGAATGCCGTGGTCCGAAACACGCAGATCAGCGGCTCTTGGGGCCCTGAGGAACGCGGCCTCCCCCAAGCAATGCCCTTCTCCAGAGGCCAGGGCTTCTTG GTGTGGATCATCTGTGAAGGTCATTGCTTCAAGGTGGCAGTGAATGGTCAGCACCTGTTTGACTACTACCACCGCCTGAAAAACCTGCCCGCCATTAACAACTTGGAAGTGGGAGGTGACATCCAGCTGACCCACGTGCAAACATAG
- the LOC112308588 gene encoding galectin-9 isoform X3 — protein sequence MSVLPRLFSLSHPSDTQIVPFTGSIQGGLQEGLQVTVNGIVHQSSATRFAVNFQTGFSDQDIAFHFNPRFEEGGYVVCNTKQKGSWGAEERKMQMPLQKGNPFELRFLVQSMEFQVMVNGNLFTQYSHRVPFHRVDAISVTGAVGLTNISFQSPVSWQANAAPMTQTVIHTIQSAPGHMCSNPVIPPVMYTNPTYPIPYFTAIPGGLYPSKSITVSGTVLSSAQRFHINLRCGSDIAFHLNPRFNENAVVRNTQISGSWGPEERGLPQAMPFSRGQGFLVWIICEGHCFKVAVNGQHLFDYYHRLKNLPAINNLEVGGDIQLTHVQT from the exons ATGTCCGTTCTCCCCAGGCTTTTCTCACTGAGTCATCCATCTGACACACAG ATCGTCCCCTTCACTGGGTCCATCCAAGGGGGCCTCCAGGAAGGACTTCAGGTCACTGTCAATGGGATTGTGCACCAGTCCTCTGCAACCAG GTTTGCTGTGAACTTCCAGACCGGCTTCAGTGACCAGGACATTGCCTTCCACTTCAACCCTCGGTTTGAAGAGGGCGGGTATGTGGTCTGTAACACAAAGCAGAAAGGAAgctggggggcagaggagaggaagatGCAAATGCCCTTGCAGAAGGGGAATCCCTTTGAGCTGCGCTTCCTGGTGCAGAGCATGGAATTCCAG GTGATGGTGAATGGAAACCTCTTCACGCAGTACTCACACCGCGTGCCATTCCACAGAGTGGACGCCATCTCTGTCACTGGCGCTGTGGGACTGACTAACATCAGCTTCCAG TCCCCAGTGTCCTGGCAGGCCAACGCAGCTCCCATG acTCAAACAGTCATCCATACCATACAGAGTGCTCCTGGACACATGTGCTCT AACCCTGTGATCCCACCTGTGATGTACACCAACCCCACCTAT CCGATACCTTACTTCACGGCCATCCCAGGTGGGCTGTACCCCTCCAAGAGCATCACTGTGTCAGGCACCGTCCTGTCCAGTGCTCAGAG GTTCCACATCAACCTACGCTGTGGGAGTGACATCGCCTTCCACCTGAACCCCCGTTTCAATGAGAATGCCGTGGTCCGAAACACGCAGATCAGCGGCTCTTGGGGCCCTGAGGAACGCGGCCTCCCCCAAGCAATGCCCTTCTCCAGAGGCCAGGGCTTCTTG GTGTGGATCATCTGTGAAGGTCATTGCTTCAAGGTGGCAGTGAATGGTCAGCACCTGTTTGACTACTACCACCGCCTGAAAAACCTGCCCGCCATTAACAACTTGGAAGTGGGAGGTGACATCCAGCTGACCCACGTGCAAACATAG